One Pseudodesulfovibrio sp. S3 DNA window includes the following coding sequences:
- a CDS encoding energy transducer TonB yields MIVARARGGGEFVASCMVAACMVGLVYVGILLLNDAPVPKGMEIVEGAIRLAQPQRDKPLPELQRRKLDEMKPPKELPKQFSNKVKSKPVKPVMTMSTPRFSADTHPGLAGDISLPSGDFGGIGFTMDEVDDIPQVLRSVPPDYPYVAKRNRVEGEVVVRMLVTAKGTPQDITIHSSTPAGVFDDAALNAAKRWRFQPGKYKGEAVDTWVLLPFVFELTQ; encoded by the coding sequence ATGATCGTTGCACGAGCCAGGGGGGGCGGGGAGTTCGTGGCCTCATGCATGGTTGCGGCTTGTATGGTTGGGCTGGTGTATGTCGGAATCCTGCTGCTCAATGACGCCCCTGTTCCCAAGGGCATGGAGATTGTGGAGGGAGCCATCCGTCTTGCCCAGCCGCAACGCGACAAACCCTTGCCGGAGTTGCAGCGCAGGAAATTGGATGAGATGAAGCCACCCAAGGAACTCCCCAAGCAGTTTTCGAACAAGGTGAAAAGCAAACCCGTCAAGCCTGTCATGACAATGAGCACCCCCCGATTTTCAGCAGATACGCATCCTGGGTTGGCCGGTGACATTTCCCTTCCCTCGGGAGATTTCGGCGGCATAGGCTTTACCATGGACGAGGTGGATGACATCCCGCAGGTGTTGCGCAGTGTCCCCCCCGACTATCCGTATGTGGCCAAGCGGAACAGGGTGGAAGGGGAGGTCGTGGTCCGTATGCTTGTCACGGCTAAAGGCACGCCGCAAGATATTACCATTCACTCCTCAACACCGGCTGGCGTCTTTGATGATGCCGCCCTGAATGCGGCCAAGCGCTGGCGGTTCCAGCCGGGAAAATACAAGGGAGAGGCCGTGGATACCTGGGTTCTTCTGCCCTTTGTCTTTGAGCTGACGCAATGA
- a CDS encoding class I SAM-dependent methyltransferase encodes MQKINTEGISDAVADTLFITLYMRCLETRRPDRIIKDQAACNIVESVDYDFSKYDDAIRSQVGICIRVQYFDEIARRFLDNNASPVVINLGCGLDTRSTRIGLNKGTFYNIDLPEVMELRDKLLPPDEHNISIHKSMFDPSWTQEIREKHPQANILIMAEGVFMFFPEDEIRPVLEQVARSLSPGELVFDACTAFGCRMSSRHDTLKHTNASFQWALNDDTLPERWASNLHLQNVAYYMDKEKKRWDNLSRFMSMFPILSKAFKMLHFQMTPAQA; translated from the coding sequence ATGCAAAAAATCAACACCGAAGGCATTTCAGACGCAGTAGCGGACACCCTGTTCATCACTTTGTACATGCGTTGCCTGGAAACCAGGAGACCGGACAGAATCATCAAGGACCAGGCAGCATGCAATATCGTGGAGTCCGTGGATTACGACTTTTCGAAATATGACGATGCGATTCGGAGTCAGGTCGGAATCTGCATCCGGGTTCAGTACTTTGACGAAATTGCAAGGAGATTCCTCGACAACAACGCCTCTCCGGTCGTGATAAACCTCGGGTGCGGACTCGACACCCGGTCCACCCGGATAGGCCTGAACAAGGGCACTTTCTACAATATCGATCTTCCGGAAGTCATGGAATTGCGCGACAAGCTGTTGCCGCCGGATGAACACAACATTTCCATCCACAAGTCGATGTTTGACCCTTCCTGGACTCAAGAAATCCGGGAAAAACACCCGCAAGCGAATATCCTTATCATGGCTGAGGGCGTATTCATGTTTTTCCCGGAAGATGAAATCCGCCCGGTTCTCGAACAGGTCGCCCGCTCCCTGTCCCCTGGAGAACTTGTCTTTGACGCCTGCACGGCCTTCGGCTGCAGGATGTCTTCCCGGCACGACACGCTAAAACACACCAACGCAAGCTTTCAATGGGCCCTGAACGACGACACACTCCCTGAAAGATGGGCTTCCAACCTGCATTTGCAGAATGTTGCCTACTACATGGACAAGGAAAAAAAACGGTGGGACAACCTCTCCAGGTTCATGTCCATGTTCCCCATTCTCTCCAAGGCGTTCAAGATGCTGCACTTCCAAATGACTCCGGCACAGGCTTAA
- a CDS encoding tetratricopeptide repeat protein, which produces MSIDDAHFADAVSVLREYMEQAEEAIPPQAYLMLGGAQYRKGDREQAFKVFLKGLDAYPDNVELARNSAVACYELGRYADAGRLFEKTYALKSPPESVLLFHAGSAYYSGGEYAAAAKVMARLLAVDKNPKKEWVRLAVHAHLEAKQFKRAESMLHTYLASNPDDAPYWQLLSKLHLDREEYAKAASALEICYRLGSPSSKELERLASLYVYVNAPLMASDALKRAYPGASDEEHAIRIAQLTASSGRTDEAVRQLSRFAPSVSLAEEKGEILYRARRFKEAEQVFLDILKKNANALESRYFLAMCAWENRDWKTARVHLDALSGNREFVGRVKAPISVIDDIELARKEALE; this is translated from the coding sequence ATGAGCATCGACGACGCTCATTTTGCCGATGCTGTTTCCGTTCTGCGGGAATATATGGAGCAGGCTGAGGAGGCGATTCCTCCCCAGGCGTATCTCATGCTCGGCGGCGCACAATACAGAAAAGGAGACAGGGAACAGGCGTTCAAGGTGTTCCTCAAAGGACTGGATGCCTATCCCGACAATGTTGAGTTGGCCCGTAACAGCGCCGTGGCCTGCTATGAGCTGGGACGGTACGCGGACGCAGGCCGGTTGTTTGAGAAAACCTATGCTCTCAAATCTCCGCCCGAGTCGGTTTTGCTGTTTCACGCAGGGTCGGCTTATTACAGCGGGGGAGAATATGCCGCTGCCGCGAAGGTCATGGCCCGGTTGCTTGCAGTGGACAAGAATCCGAAAAAGGAATGGGTACGCCTGGCGGTCCACGCCCATCTCGAGGCCAAGCAGTTCAAGCGTGCCGAAAGCATGCTCCATACCTATCTGGCGTCGAATCCGGATGATGCTCCTTACTGGCAACTTCTTTCCAAATTGCATCTGGACAGGGAGGAATACGCAAAGGCCGCCAGCGCCCTTGAGATTTGTTATCGGCTCGGTTCTCCATCCAGCAAGGAGCTTGAACGGCTGGCCTCGCTGTATGTTTATGTGAACGCTCCGCTCATGGCATCGGACGCCCTGAAACGCGCCTACCCCGGAGCTTCTGATGAGGAACATGCAATTAGGATCGCTCAACTTACCGCTTCCTCGGGACGAACCGATGAAGCGGTAAGACAACTCTCCCGGTTCGCGCCCTCTGTTTCGTTGGCCGAGGAAAAGGGGGAGATCCTATATCGGGCCCGTCGGTTCAAGGAGGCGGAGCAGGTGTTTCTGGATATTTTGAAAAAGAATGCCAACGCCCTGGAAAGCCGTTATTTCCTTGCCATGTGCGCCTGGGAAAACCGTGATTGGAAAACGGCAAGGGTGCATTTGGATGCGCTGTCTGGGAATCGGGAATTCGTTGGACGCGTTAAGGCCCCTATCTCTGTGATCGATGATATTGAGTTGGCACGCAAGGAGGCTCTGGAGTAG
- a CDS encoding TonB-dependent receptor, with translation MHSLKFFGFVFTVSLLLSCPAFASDEQTDEPVTLDAVTVTATKREGSIKDFPGNLTVLDDVFIEARGVNTLGDLVRFAPNIYVKDTSSGGSIVCRGISTIDTSLFSPMGLYVNDVAYPMGYMVNQGLLDVERVEVLRGPQATLYGRNSESGVINIVLKEPDNEQRNKTLFELGNYATARLGASTSGPIVDDTLFYNLSLQGYTTDGYVKNIDTKDTDVAGEKTVNGAGTLRWTPTDDWDISLNLDGAKRDLGISALRYEEGPNTTGRNEVHSNEKDKAYETELGQSTRVKYSWSGTELTSISSHRSFDREHHLDSDRTAAALSYSELDVEMDSWSQEFRLASKDNSTLSWLLGLYGRYETIDAGIDFNHINPLLASKRSGDSKDLGYAGFGQATYEIVDGLRITGGLRLDISRNSGKQTYTPNTGPVSYEDDVNGTELLPMASLAYDFSPHVTAYTAYSKGFLAGGFNFYSAIDKDSFTYEAEHSTNYEVGIKTNWIENTLNLNATVFYTDITDKQVREEIAGAGMGVWKFTNAAGAHTQGVELEAQYRPVPEIELTAGLGYAESKVDDWTTTVGGTPVDYSGNKLPWAPEYTYNLGVAYTHPNGFFAMADLLGTGEQYFDAANELKEDGYQTVNLRAGYRINDAEISLWCNNLFDEEYAVKKVNSGAGLAMVEDGTPRTFGFTFNWRF, from the coding sequence ATGCATAGTTTAAAATTCTTTGGCTTCGTATTCACGGTTTCGCTGCTTCTTTCATGCCCAGCCTTTGCGTCAGACGAACAAACCGATGAACCCGTGACGCTGGATGCAGTCACGGTCACTGCAACCAAACGGGAGGGATCGATCAAGGACTTTCCCGGCAACCTCACTGTCCTGGATGACGTCTTCATTGAAGCTCGCGGGGTGAACACGCTTGGAGACCTTGTGCGCTTTGCGCCCAATATCTACGTCAAGGACACAAGTTCAGGCGGTTCCATCGTTTGCCGGGGTATCTCCACCATCGACACCTCCCTTTTCAGCCCCATGGGCCTGTATGTGAACGATGTGGCCTACCCCATGGGCTACATGGTCAACCAGGGACTCCTGGATGTGGAAAGAGTGGAAGTTTTGCGGGGTCCCCAAGCCACCCTTTACGGACGCAACAGCGAATCCGGGGTGATCAACATCGTGCTCAAGGAACCGGACAACGAGCAGCGCAACAAAACGCTTTTCGAACTGGGCAACTACGCCACAGCCCGTTTGGGAGCCAGTACCAGCGGCCCCATCGTGGACGACACCCTCTTCTACAACCTCTCCCTTCAAGGGTACACCACTGATGGATATGTCAAGAATATCGACACGAAAGACACGGACGTAGCCGGGGAAAAGACAGTGAACGGAGCTGGCACCCTGCGTTGGACCCCTACGGACGACTGGGACATTTCCCTGAATCTGGACGGGGCCAAACGCGACCTGGGGATCAGTGCCCTGCGCTACGAAGAAGGCCCCAACACAACCGGACGAAACGAAGTCCACAGCAACGAGAAGGACAAGGCGTACGAAACCGAACTCGGACAGTCCACTCGGGTCAAATACAGTTGGTCAGGCACGGAGCTGACCTCCATCTCCAGCCACCGCTCATTTGACCGCGAACATCATCTGGATTCCGACAGGACCGCTGCAGCTCTAAGTTATTCTGAACTGGATGTGGAAATGGACAGCTGGAGCCAGGAGTTCCGCCTGGCCTCAAAAGACAACTCCACCCTGAGCTGGCTGCTTGGCCTCTACGGGCGTTACGAAACCATCGACGCGGGCATCGACTTCAACCATATCAATCCCCTTTTGGCCTCCAAGCGTTCGGGAGACAGCAAAGACCTGGGCTATGCGGGCTTCGGGCAGGCCACCTATGAAATCGTCGACGGCCTGCGGATCACAGGCGGACTGAGGCTGGACATTTCACGAAACAGCGGCAAGCAGACATACACGCCCAACACCGGCCCGGTTTCCTATGAAGACGATGTTAACGGGACCGAACTGCTGCCCATGGCCTCCCTGGCCTACGACTTCTCGCCCCATGTCACGGCGTATACCGCCTACTCCAAGGGATTCCTGGCTGGCGGCTTCAACTTCTACTCGGCCATCGACAAGGACAGCTTCACCTACGAGGCGGAACACTCCACCAACTACGAGGTCGGCATCAAGACCAACTGGATCGAAAACACCCTGAACCTCAATGCCACGGTTTTCTATACGGACATCACCGACAAGCAGGTGCGCGAAGAAATAGCCGGAGCAGGCATGGGTGTCTGGAAATTCACCAACGCGGCAGGAGCCCACACCCAGGGCGTGGAACTGGAAGCACAGTACAGGCCCGTCCCAGAAATCGAACTGACGGCAGGATTGGGCTACGCCGAATCCAAGGTGGATGACTGGACAACCACGGTCGGTGGAACCCCGGTAGACTACAGCGGCAACAAGCTGCCCTGGGCACCGGAATATACCTACAACCTCGGGGTGGCATACACCCACCCCAACGGTTTCTTTGCCATGGCCGACCTCCTGGGCACCGGCGAACAGTACTTTGATGCAGCCAACGAGCTCAAGGAAGACGGATACCAGACCGTGAACCTGCGGGCTGGCTACAGAATCAATGATGCCGAAATCTCCCTGTGGTGCAACAACCTGTTCGACGAGGAATACGCAGTCAAAAAAGTCAACAGCGGAGCCGGTCTTGCCATGGTGGAAGACGGAACTCCCAGGACATTCGGATTCACATTCAACTGGAGATTCTAA
- a CDS encoding ABC transporter permease subunit — MKDAYTRKWPPYAFHLLGLMMLIMGWEMLARTFSGLVVAGPGETLTALFRLVGNETFLTLHMVPTLKRIGLALVFGIGSGTVLGILAGFVEPVRLMLAPARWILMSIPGVIIVVVFMLWFGMGTTMVVCITATMMAPIIYVNVTDGMMNVDRNLLEMAKVYRLPLHMRLMRIYAMALAGPLLSGVVIATGNGIRLVVLAEMLGANEGIGHALAISRANLQTDELYALTLLAMLVIGGVEVLLLSPARKAVQRRRA, encoded by the coding sequence ATGAAAGACGCCTACACTCGCAAGTGGCCGCCCTATGCCTTCCATTTGCTGGGCCTGATGATGCTGATCATGGGATGGGAGATGCTGGCGCGCACCTTTTCCGGGCTGGTCGTGGCCGGGCCGGGAGAAACCCTGACCGCGCTCTTCCGGCTGGTCGGGAATGAAACCTTCCTGACCCTGCACATGGTCCCCACCCTGAAACGTATCGGCCTGGCGCTGGTCTTCGGCATCGGAAGCGGCACGGTGCTGGGCATCCTGGCAGGGTTCGTGGAACCCGTCCGGCTCATGCTCGCTCCGGCACGCTGGATTCTCATGAGCATCCCGGGCGTGATCATCGTGGTGGTCTTCATGCTCTGGTTCGGCATGGGCACCACCATGGTCGTATGCATCACGGCCACCATGATGGCCCCCATCATCTATGTGAATGTGACCGACGGCATGATGAACGTGGATCGCAACCTGCTGGAAATGGCCAAGGTCTATCGTCTGCCCTTGCACATGCGACTGATGCGCATCTACGCCATGGCCCTGGCCGGGCCGCTCCTTTCCGGGGTGGTTATCGCCACGGGCAACGGTATCCGGCTCGTGGTATTAGCGGAAATGCTCGGCGCCAACGAAGGCATCGGTCATGCGCTGGCCATATCCCGGGCCAACCTCCAAACCGACGAACTCTACGCCCTGACCCTGCTGGCCATGCTGGTCATCGGCGGAGTGGAAGTGCTCCTGCTGTCCCCGGCCCGCAAGGCCGTGCAAAGGAGGCGGGCATGA
- a CDS encoding ABC transporter substrate-binding protein, with the protein MRIAFTAFLLLSLACPPPADAASTLRISGPPIAESVPLLVMAQDDREWEQDFDAQFIPWHSPDMLRAMVAGGQVDAAIVTTAAASALRNKGVNCRVALLHESPVWIVSTKPGPDTLESLEGTLLFPFGPGEMPELFYRATMAGKPCRITTRHTGGSLEAVNLLLAGRGDHAMLSEPTASVAVLRSKSLHTEGAPLLVKRVDMRKAWGRAFPKHHLAASCVAFFGPEADNHLKIQAFNRTYAQACQWMQENPDQALTLVRKKFPALASQMRQGTMDDFTVRILSGTQAQTDALFFLNKIYGISPGAVGGSMPGKDLFEVGQ; encoded by the coding sequence ATGCGAATCGCGTTCACGGCCTTCCTGCTCCTGTCCCTTGCCTGTCCGCCCCCGGCCGATGCGGCATCCACCTTGAGAATCTCAGGCCCGCCCATTGCCGAAAGCGTTCCCCTGCTGGTCATGGCACAAGACGACCGGGAATGGGAGCAGGACTTTGACGCGCAGTTCATACCCTGGCATTCGCCGGACATGCTCCGGGCCATGGTGGCAGGCGGCCAGGTGGATGCAGCCATCGTCACCACTGCAGCGGCCAGTGCCCTGCGCAACAAGGGCGTCAACTGCCGGGTGGCCCTGCTACACGAATCCCCGGTCTGGATCGTCTCGACCAAACCCGGTCCCGACACACTGGAATCTCTGGAAGGCACCCTGCTTTTCCCCTTCGGGCCGGGAGAGATGCCCGAACTCTTCTACCGGGCCACCATGGCGGGCAAGCCGTGCAGAATCACCACCAGACACACGGGCGGCTCCCTGGAGGCGGTCAATCTTCTGCTGGCCGGCAGGGGCGACCACGCCATGCTCAGCGAACCCACGGCTTCCGTCGCAGTGCTGCGCTCCAAATCCCTGCACACGGAAGGGGCACCGCTGTTGGTGAAGCGCGTGGATATGCGCAAGGCCTGGGGGCGCGCTTTTCCAAAGCATCATCTGGCCGCAAGCTGTGTCGCCTTTTTCGGGCCTGAGGCAGACAACCACCTAAAAATACAGGCCTTCAACAGGACCTATGCACAAGCCTGCCAATGGATGCAGGAGAATCCGGACCAGGCCCTTACGCTGGTCAGGAAAAAGTTCCCGGCCCTGGCCTCTCAGATGAGGCAGGGGACAATGGACGATTTCACGGTCCGCATCCTGAGCGGAACACAGGCGCAGACAGACGCCCTCTTCTTCCTGAACAAAATATACGGGATATCCCCTGGTGCCGTCGGAGGCTCCATGCCCGGAAAAGACCTGTTCGAGGTAGGTCAATGA
- a CDS encoding ATP-binding cassette domain-containing protein, producing MNPIIELKDIHKRFAMRPVITGFNLTVQQGEILGMLGPSGIGKSTVLRMIAGLTAPDSGHIRVNSNHIGYVFQEARLLPWDTALNNVVLPLRAQGINRHKALEHARYYLRCMELSESENAYPHQLSGGMRQRVALARAFAIGPDILLLDEPFTGLDATLKETMRNLLDSALDACPATIIHVTHDPSELLNRTNRTIHLEQKLEGYTGACLTETDQQRQLS from the coding sequence ATGAACCCCATTATCGAACTGAAAGATATCCACAAACGATTCGCCATGCGCCCGGTCATCACCGGGTTCAACCTTACCGTGCAACAGGGAGAAATCCTGGGCATGCTCGGTCCAAGCGGTATCGGAAAATCCACCGTCCTGCGCATGATCGCCGGGCTGACCGCCCCGGACTCGGGACATATCCGGGTCAATTCCAACCATATAGGATACGTATTCCAGGAAGCGCGTCTGCTGCCCTGGGACACCGCGCTGAACAATGTCGTGCTGCCCCTGCGCGCACAGGGAATCAACAGGCACAAGGCCCTTGAACATGCCCGCTATTATCTCCGGTGCATGGAACTTTCCGAATCCGAAAACGCCTACCCCCACCAGCTTTCCGGCGGCATGCGGCAACGGGTGGCCCTGGCCCGAGCCTTTGCCATAGGCCCGGACATCCTGCTTCTGGACGAACCGTTCACCGGTCTGGACGCAACTCTCAAGGAAACCATGCGAAATCTACTGGATTCCGCCCTTGATGCGTGCCCGGCAACTATCATACACGTGACCCACGACCCCTCGGAACTGCTCAACAGGACCAACCGCACGATCCACCTGGAGCAGAAGCTCGAAGGATACACAGGTGCCTGCCTGACCGAAACTGATCAGCAAAGACAATTGTCCTAA
- a CDS encoding MotA/TolQ/ExbB proton channel family protein, protein MRTLIVTYFFVLALSMPAYAQQWQQVAQQVTTVAGTVQENVRQTESIIAQERREISAEKNALQDSIDVRQKEFSTLKAQYDALLQQEKVLQEELAEQAHELKTIDGTIRTAAKQARDYFHESLTTPEFPQRETVLAEVLQPEKFPGLEGIQNLLTLLLEELQVSGTVARRTGSFIGTDGKDKTGDLLRIGSFTMAYRLPDGSLGFLRPGNDASTLVAVQGAPGWKLSGLMREYFEGKGTVFPVDISNGAAFTRLAQDQKGIYEWLSAGGLLVWPIILVGIAALVLVVERFYSLSKIRGNSDRNMATILGMVDNGKWKECRQFCREQSMYPTCRIIGHTLKYLGNTREIIENAFQEGLLKELPMLERFLPTLNVLAAVAPLLGLLGTVTGMINTFQIITVYGTGDPRMMSGGISEALVTTQLGLAVAVPIMILHHILERRVDKIIGDMEEKGTGFAVALMKLGKIKTREELDAAA, encoded by the coding sequence ATGAGAACTCTGATTGTCACGTATTTCTTTGTTCTGGCGCTGTCGATGCCGGCTTATGCCCAACAGTGGCAGCAGGTGGCGCAACAGGTCACAACCGTTGCCGGGACGGTGCAGGAAAACGTCCGTCAAACCGAGTCCATTATCGCCCAAGAGCGGCGTGAAATCTCGGCTGAGAAGAATGCCCTGCAGGATTCCATTGATGTCAGGCAGAAGGAGTTCAGCACCCTGAAAGCTCAATATGATGCTCTTCTCCAACAGGAAAAAGTCCTGCAGGAAGAACTTGCTGAACAGGCTCATGAACTCAAGACCATTGACGGTACCATTCGTACGGCAGCCAAGCAGGCGCGTGATTATTTTCATGAAAGCCTGACCACCCCGGAGTTTCCCCAGCGGGAAACCGTACTGGCCGAAGTGCTTCAGCCTGAAAAGTTTCCCGGTCTCGAGGGCATTCAGAACCTGCTCACGTTGTTGCTTGAAGAATTGCAGGTTTCCGGCACCGTCGCAAGGCGTACCGGGAGTTTCATCGGCACCGATGGAAAAGACAAGACCGGCGATCTCCTGCGTATAGGTTCCTTCACCATGGCGTACCGCCTGCCGGATGGATCCCTCGGATTCCTGCGTCCCGGAAACGACGCCAGCACCCTGGTCGCCGTGCAGGGCGCTCCTGGATGGAAGCTCTCGGGTTTGATGCGCGAGTATTTTGAGGGGAAGGGTACGGTCTTTCCGGTGGACATCTCCAATGGTGCCGCGTTCACCCGGTTGGCTCAGGATCAAAAGGGAATATACGAGTGGCTGAGCGCCGGGGGGCTTCTGGTGTGGCCCATTATTCTGGTGGGCATTGCCGCGCTGGTTCTGGTGGTCGAGCGTTTCTACTCCTTGAGCAAGATACGCGGCAACTCGGACCGCAATATGGCCACGATTCTGGGCATGGTCGACAATGGGAAGTGGAAGGAATGCCGACAATTCTGCCGGGAACAATCCATGTATCCCACCTGCCGCATCATCGGTCACACACTCAAATATCTCGGCAATACGCGTGAGATCATCGAAAACGCTTTTCAGGAAGGGCTTCTCAAGGAATTGCCCATGCTTGAACGGTTTTTGCCTACGCTGAACGTGCTTGCGGCCGTGGCCCCGCTTCTCGGCCTGCTCGGTACGGTTACCGGCATGATCAACACCTTTCAGATCATCACAGTTTACGGCACCGGTGATCCTCGCATGATGTCGGGCGGCATTTCCGAAGCTCTTGTCACCACCCAGCTCGGCCTTGCGGTGGCCGTACCCATCATGATTCTGCACCACATACTTGAGCGGCGGGTGGACAAGATCATCGGCGACATGGAGGAGAAGGGCACCGGTTTTGCCGTGGCGCTGATGAAGCTGGGTAAAATCAAAACACGGGAGGAACTCGATGCAGCTGCATAG
- a CDS encoding MotA/TolQ/ExbB proton channel family protein translates to MQLHSLAERMADYFQAGGDIMLPLFVLSLIMWTLAIVKSFRFMRERRREATPERSLDLFRGESSVCKAGLAQWQWDILSQYMEQRCEDQDLNRDMLDAMRMRQEFKAMRYIGTILILAAVAPLLGLLGTVTGMITTFDVISQFGTGNARALASGISEALVTTQSGLVVAVPGLLLGGFLFQRARKLRGRMELFCIRLQHQTEGMAR, encoded by the coding sequence ATGCAGCTGCATAGCCTTGCGGAACGAATGGCGGATTATTTCCAGGCAGGCGGGGATATCATGCTCCCCCTGTTTGTCCTTTCCCTGATCATGTGGACTTTGGCCATTGTCAAAAGCTTCAGGTTCATGCGCGAACGGCGCAGAGAGGCGACCCCGGAGCGCAGCCTGGATCTGTTCCGGGGGGAAAGCAGTGTCTGCAAGGCCGGTCTTGCCCAGTGGCAATGGGACATTCTTTCCCAATACATGGAACAACGGTGCGAGGACCAGGATCTCAACCGTGATATGCTGGACGCAATGCGCATGCGTCAGGAGTTCAAGGCCATGCGCTATATCGGGACCATCCTGATTCTTGCAGCCGTGGCCCCGCTGCTTGGTCTGCTCGGCACGGTAACCGGCATGATCACGACGTTTGACGTGATTTCCCAGTTCGGCACAGGCAATGCTCGTGCTTTGGCTTCCGGTATTTCCGAGGCCCTCGTGACCACGCAAAGCGGTTTGGTGGTGGCTGTTCCCGGCCTGTTGCTCGGCGGTTTCCTGTTCCAGCGTGCCCGAAAGCTCAGGGGTCGTATGGAATTGTTCTGCATCCGCTTGCAGCATCAGACCGAAGGAATGGCAAGGTAA
- a CDS encoding class I SAM-dependent methyltransferase, whose amino-acid sequence MTTSQQTPIQSPNPGIVFELMIGPIRMAVLDTALKLGMADILAQKQDLQSIARALEVKTDTANLAHFLDAMASMGFADKRDERYFNTPFAESCLRKESPSYLGDLVSNLSHMQHRNLDRIPELIRQGPPEVSKQDQLHEEERWKQSVRHLASYHKAGMADLVAELVAALPEFPSMKRMLDLGCGPGIMCMTTVSRHPSLEGVLCDFPSVMEVAREEIAAAGMESRISTIEGDYNKVDFGKGYDLVWASHTLYYAKDLDAMFARIHEALNPGGVLITFHEGLTHERTQPTELILSRLSLALEGQDVSFEQGQIASHLPKAGFASVDTRTITLPMGPMELVVARKQG is encoded by the coding sequence ATGACGACATCGCAACAAACTCCCATCCAAAGCCCCAACCCCGGCATTGTGTTCGAACTGATGATCGGCCCCATCCGCATGGCGGTTCTGGATACTGCATTGAAACTGGGAATGGCCGACATCCTGGCCCAAAAACAGGATCTGCAATCCATTGCCAGAGCACTGGAAGTAAAAACAGACACAGCCAATCTGGCGCATTTTCTCGATGCCATGGCCTCCATGGGCTTTGCCGACAAAAGGGATGAACGCTACTTCAACACACCTTTTGCAGAATCCTGCCTGCGAAAAGAGAGTCCGTCATATTTGGGAGATCTCGTAAGCAACCTTTCACATATGCAACACCGCAACCTGGACCGCATTCCCGAGCTGATCCGCCAGGGGCCGCCGGAAGTAAGCAAACAGGATCAACTGCATGAAGAGGAGAGATGGAAGCAGTCGGTACGACACCTGGCAAGCTACCATAAAGCGGGCATGGCAGACCTCGTAGCCGAGCTGGTGGCTGCGCTCCCGGAATTCCCGTCCATGAAGCGCATGCTGGATCTCGGCTGCGGCCCGGGCATCATGTGCATGACGACCGTTTCCCGCCACCCTTCCCTTGAAGGGGTCCTATGCGACTTCCCCTCTGTCATGGAAGTGGCCCGCGAAGAAATTGCCGCCGCCGGCATGGAGTCGCGCATCAGCACCATAGAAGGTGACTACAACAAGGTGGACTTCGGCAAAGGGTACGATCTGGTATGGGCCAGCCACACCTTGTACTATGCCAAAGACCTTGACGCCATGTTCGCGAGAATCCATGAGGCGCTCAATCCGGGCGGTGTTCTCATCACGTTCCACGAGGGTCTCACCCATGAACGGACTCAACCGACGGAGCTCATATTGTCCCGTCTTTCATTGGCTTTGGAAGGTCAGGACGTCTCTTTCGAGCAAGGCCAAATAGCGTCCCATCTGCCCAAGGCGGGCTTCGCATCCGTGGACACCCGAACCATAACACTGCCCATGGGCCCCATGGAACTCGTTGTGGCCCGCAAACAAGGATAG
- a CDS encoding biopolymer transporter ExbD has translation MKSIRYARGVRSRKSEINMTPLIDMVFILLIFFIVTTSFVRESGVEVQRPSAQSAETKEKANVLLGLTSDGRIFVEGRSLDIRSVRAYMERFLAETPDGSVVIVADQESTTGNAVQVLDQCRLAGVKNISIAARKQ, from the coding sequence ATGAAAAGCATCCGTTATGCCCGTGGGGTCAGATCGCGCAAAAGCGAAATCAACATGACGCCGCTTATCGACATGGTCTTCATCCTGCTCATCTTTTTCATTGTCACGACGAGCTTTGTCCGTGAATCAGGTGTCGAGGTCCAGCGTCCTTCGGCCCAGTCCGCTGAAACCAAGGAGAAGGCCAATGTCCTTCTCGGATTGACCAGCGACGGGCGGATATTCGTTGAAGGCAGGTCGCTTGATATCCGGTCCGTGCGCGCCTACATGGAACGTTTTCTCGCGGAAACACCGGATGGTTCGGTCGTCATTGTTGCCGATCAGGAAAGCACCACCGGAAATGCCGTCCAGGTGTTGGACCAATGCCGCCTGGCAGGGGTCAAGAACATCAGCATAGCGGCGAGGAAGCAATGA